CGTCTCAGATGTGCCtggaagagagaaacaggattttaaatttttaattaatctgcaACTATTCAGATAATCATTTAATCTCTAGCATGTAAGCATTGTGAATATTTGCTCTGTGATCGTGAACTGAAACTCTTTGACATCCTTTGAATTCAAATATGATCGACTGCTGGACTCTGAAgccgccgctgctgcacaaagagctgttcatctgtttattattcataatattaaGTCAGTAAACCTCGACTCAGAACCCAGAACCCAGTTGCCCATGTCGAGATCGACAAAGTCACTTTTGTTGATGAGTCCAagccgccgctgctacagagctcaGGTcgtttgtttattcaaattttattaatattgaatgtatcacacGTCCAAGTTCGACACTGCACacaccaagtgtgaagctgataagatgatgATGTTCTAACTTCTACAATATGAATATTTGCATCGTGAACTGAATCTCTTTGAcatcatttgaatttaaatatgagCGAGTGCTGGACTCTgaagccactgctgctgcacaaagagcggttcatctgtttattatttataatattaatcCAGTAAACCTCGTCTCAGAACCCAGAACCCAGTTGCCGTTGTCGAGATCGACAAAGTCACTTTTGTTGGGTCCGAGCTtccgctgctacagagctcaGGAcgtttgtttattcaaatttgtattaatattgaatgtatcacacgtccaagtgtgaagctgataagatgagcGGCTCTCGAGATCtgcgagccacatacagacaaagaTTACTAGACAGATGTATTTATAAAACCTTGTTGCGTGATTCAGATCAATTTTAGGATCGATTAACAGATCATCAGAGGATTTATTAACAAAGACAATAATAGTCAGTGAACCAACCTGTCGTGTGAACTTGTAGCCGCAGTCGAGGCACTCAAACTTCCTCATGCCTTTGTGGCGGCGCAGATGAACACGAAGCTGCTCCCTTGCTGGTGAAGAACCACATGAGCGAGTCTTTAGCACCGGATTCATCAGAACACAAAACACGATGTGTTCATCGCACATTGAACCAAACGTTTATCTGGATATCTCACCTTTGAAGGTTTTGCCACATATGTGACAGCAGTGGGGACGACCCTCCTCGTGCTTGCTGGCCTTGTGGCGGACGAGGGCGCCTTTCTCCGTGAACCGCTGCTCACAGACGTCGCAGCCGAAGGGACGCTCGCCAGTGTGCGTCCGGTGGTGTTTATCTAGACTGGCTGGTATTAAAGAGACAACAATCAGTGCAATGAACAACAGCCAGATGGCGCCACACTCTCGCCGACAGAGGAATATTCCAGCTGGAAGTTAAGGAAGGATGTTTAATGACCTTGTGTCCTGAAGGTTTTTCCACAGAGGTGACACTGGAACGGCTTCTCGCCGCTGTGAATACGCAGATGCATGTTGAGGTTGTTCTTCTGGGAGAACGCGTGACCGCACAGGGTGCAGACAAACGGCCGCTCGTTTCTGTGAAGCACATTGAAAGAAAAGACTCACTCAACCTGCACAGGTGTTTTTATACTTGTTAATTTACAGGGGAATTATGGTATTTTTCAAACCTAGACcctatatttataaatgtaagtccttaaatgaatggattcagtccaATAGATCACATGTCTCACTTTCAACCATGCAGCAGCTTGTTGTCTCTCCTCCTTTGATTTTGAATTTCAATTTATAGGAGCGCTCCCTTCCTACTCCACGATCTACTGGACTAATTCTGAAAGTTTATTAACTCCCATTCGTTTACACAGCCAATTTTCATAAACATTAAGTTGGCATTACTGTCATAAACAAAACACGCTCCACTACCTGTGAATGGCTTTGATGTGCATCTGCAGCCCGTTTCGACTGGACGCTCGATGGCCGCACTCCTCGCACACGAACGGCTTCTCCCCTCGATGTTTGGCTGCTTCGTGGACACGCAGCTCCGTCCGGGTTAGGAAGGTTTTGGGACACTGGGGACACTTAagatgaaatgttgttttaacagagtggaaacaacaaaatgaattcaaggcaaatgtgcaaaaaacTCAAGTTTTACTACACAAGTTATAAGAGATTATAAAACATGAATTGAATCCTTTCACTCTTATTATGTCACTGGgtattaaaaaaatcaaacattaatAAGAGTAATTACAAGTACATGGAAATCCATTTCACTACAGTAAAAGTATTTCAAAGAagttaaataacacattttaagtATTATTTAGTGTTGACACGTGATCATGAACAGAGAAACTCACAGCGTGTGGTTTGGGGTAACCGTGGACCTTCATCATGTGAATCGTCAGGTTTTTCTTGTACATGAATTGTTCAGCACACAATGAACActgtttgaaaaataaagacCATGTCAATGaagatcatttttaaaataaactcatTTTAGCGTTGATATGATTTAATGTCGTCCGTGTTTGTtgcgtgtgtgggggggggcacctTGTGGGGCATTTCTCCGGTGTGCGACACGACGTGTAGACGTAGCTGCTCTTTTCCTTTAAAGGTCTCGGAGCACGTCGCGCAGGTGTACGTCTGTAATCAGAACAAACCACTGATGTTACACTTTCATATGTGAAGTTGAAGTTCTGGAGCTGAAACTGTTTGATTTCATGACTCACCTGCACTCGAGCACAATCCCTGATCTCATGTATTAAGAGATTCTCCTTCCTGAAGTACCTCTTTCCACATTTAACGCACCCGAAGGGCCTCTCGCCCGTGTGTCGCCTGGAAAAAAGACACGTCAGTAGATTCGACAGTAACCTGAAGGGGTAGAAACAGAGAAGACATTTACCTGTTGTGGACTTTGAGGTAGTATTTGCTCTTGAAGGATTTGTCACAGATGGGACACTGGACCGAGTCCTTCTTTGAGTCGTCCTCCGCGGCCTCACCGTTCTCTgctttctccatctttttctgGGCCCTGCGTCTCCGTGCCGTCGATGTGGACGAAGCTGAAGGAGCGGGCTCGGCGACGGGAACGTACTCCTCGTCCGAACCCTCGGTGATACCCTCAAAATCCCCCACGTCGTcgtcttcctctgcctcctccgtCACCTGGTTCACGCCGTTGTCGTTTTTGTCAATCTGCAGCTCGGTTGTCTGCAACGATAACGACCATGTTAGTGTCAATCATTACTTGCACTTGTGGTTGCATGTAGCAGCAAACACGCAGTCACAGTGAGGTGTTTCATGCTTACTgtacatttgtgtattttacctCAGCTTCTACACTTGGCTGATCTGGATTTTGATTTCGAACGTCACCACTTTCTTTCTCAGCAGGAATATTTGGGGCCTTCGTGCTGGGTATTTCAGTGGCTATTAAATCAGTGGTGGGGACCTCATCAGTCACCAGTCGCTTGGGGCCCTTCACTACACGACCTGagcgggtggtggtggtggtggtggttgcaGTGGTAGTGGTGGCTGGTTCAGGATCGAACCCAGAATCATCTTTTGTTACCACGACCACGTTCTCGTCTTTGACTGAACACTGAGGGGTTGTGTCTGACGTGGTCTTTCGAGGGCGGCCTCGTTTACGCTTGAGAGGCGCAGGACCCACAGACGTTTCTTTGAACCGCTCACAGAGCAGAAGGGCTGCTGGCACAGACAGGCTGGCTGCCGCATGCTGCACCTTGTCCAGGTTGCCAGGATCCAGCTTCAGCTCCCCGGTGTAGAGGAAgttgagcagcagctccaggccgTCGTTGGGACACTCCTGGAGGTAGACCTCCATGCACGGGGAAGCGGGCATGGGGGACTGCTGGAACAGGTCACTGAAACAGGCCAGGATGTTGCGGTGGGCGAGGTAGACCAGCCCCCCTCCCACGTTCAACGCTGCATCACAGAACCTGCCTACCGCCCTCTGCTGGTTCAGGGAGGACAGGACCTGCTGTGCATGGTTGCTCTCGGCTGCAGGCATCCCTCCAGCTTCACcgatcactgctgctgcatcagaCACATAAACATCAATCTGTTTATTCAGTGGAAAACTAAAAAAGCAATAAACAACTATCACAATAACTGATGATTATCTTTTTATTCAGCTTGCTACTGTCTTAGATCCTCCAAGAACTTAAATCAGTTGTcagttaatcaatcaaattgatTGACAAAGAAAAATCACGAACTAGTTTGATAAGGAATTCattgtttaagtgtttttaaagcaaagGAAACGCTGATTTAATCTTCTCGACTGTGACGAGaagcttttatttatcttaagaGTGAGTGAGCTGAATATTATCaggttttatcttttaaatcattaattCAAATAACTAGAAAATCGATAATTAAAAGAATTACTAGTCTTATACCGTCCTTTACATTTATATCTAAGTACACAGAGAGCCAGTGGAAACCAGTCACCTTCATTATACAGTATCGGCgacactttcttttttatttccttttcttttaaatgtcattttaacgTGTTATTAAGTTacttaaaatattttctcttatatgaattacatttttacacgtttttattctattaacatatttttatttcgatcaatattgtatgtaaagcactttgagctgcatttcttgtatgaaagggGCTATACGaaaaaagtgtattattattattatacagacTTTCCAAAAATACTTGGCCAACAAACCTGGTTCTGATAAAACAGTGGTGAAagtaataaagtacatttactcaagtactgcaCTTTTACTTGAAGTACTGGCTGCAGACAAAAATGGCCCCTGCACTGTTTACAATGGTTCATAAAACCTGCAGACACATTTACTCCATTTATTACCTTGCATCTGAGTTGATGACACATTCATCACGTGGATTATTAAGAATACAGATTTATAGAATATTTTCCCGGCATTAGTGTATCTGCAGTTTTttagtaaatataaaaaatatctgtctACCTTGTGCAGCTTCACGTTTATTTCCTCGCGCGGATCTTTAAAGACGCTCCCTTAGCGTGACACTCACCCGACAGCAGCATTTCCTCGCTCACATCAGCGGGAATCGAACCCAACGCGACGATCGATTCCTCTTTATCGGCGAGCTGCACCCGATCTGAGGGTTAACGCACGCAGCGGGAAACAAATAGCGCAAAGCTGCGCTGCGTGCAGCTTGTTTTCGTTTCTTTTAGGCCCCTAAAAAActgcaaacaggaagaggaagtgacgGTGTTTACGCGAGGAACTCCGGGAATGATCTTTGTTGCCCACTATCAAAACACCACAATTCGTTGCTATAACAATTAAATTACcgcaattaaaatgttaattggTGATTTAAATggtgtttggtgtttttaaatCTGGTTTGTGATCAGTTTAAATAGAGAAATAAGGCTGAAAACCCACTTTAAAGTGTAAATAGGCAAACTCCGGGTAAGTCATAGTCGACCATCTGGACGCTGCGTGTGTTTGCTGCTCACACATGTTAGCTAGCTCGTTAGCACCGCTGCGGTAACACTTAGCCTCCTCCCGGGATTCACTCCAGTAAATTACAAACTCTTAACTCCTCTTAAATCATAAAAGCGCACATCCACATCCCGGCATtggttttttgtatttttaattttctacTACAAGCTGGGGGGTAAGTTGTCACCACCGGAGcgctacagcagcagcagcagctagccTAGCAGCTAATGCTAATTCCTGCTTCGACAGGCAGCTGAGGAAACTTGCAGCTTGGTTTTAAAAACCCACGATCTCTAACTTTGTCTGACGTCTCGTGCATCGTTAGTGTTTTAAAGGTTTGACCACTCGGACTCACACGTGGAGGAAGTAGAAGTTAAAGAGACTCACCGCTGGGCGACATGCTGCTGGGTTAGCATGGTTAGCTTAGCTGTGCACTGTTATTAAAATCAAGCTatctgtgtaaatatatatatgagttCTGCAGCTAACGACTGTTTTTATTGTCCACTAACTGATTAGTGAATTGTGTCtagattcatttaaaaaaacaaaaacaattcaaatacTTTCTAGTAACCATGTGTCTAGAATATCATAATGACAAACTTCCTCCACAATATGTGCatcaaaaacaagaagaaaacctCAGTGTCCATAAGTTTCCGTTAACTTGTGAATCTGAACTCAACCTCTGTCAGAAATGAATTTAAACTGTTAATGTCAcgtaacaaaacaaatatatatttagttttatagaGAAAACCTAGAAATCTTCATGTTTCAggtgttaaatgtattttcttacACAATTATTCAATGATCAGAATAgtgcagattatttttttagttGATCGATTAATCGCTGCAGCTCTAATAATATTAATTACTGCGGGAAAAATTAGTAACTGGTTTATTATCCTTCTGTTCACAGACGTATTAAAACTACAACCAGTGCAATCAGCCCATTAATCATTCAGTAGATCAACAGAAAGTCATATTTTATTAGAGCTAATTTCAAGTATTTTTCTCAGCTTCTTTAACATGAGGATTTTACGTCTGTCTCAGTTTCATATCATCTTACACTCGC
The sequence above is drawn from the Hippoglossus hippoglossus isolate fHipHip1 chromosome 7, fHipHip1.pri, whole genome shotgun sequence genome and encodes:
- the zbtb48 gene encoding telomere zinc finger-associated protein isoform X1; amino-acid sequence: MLLSAAVIGEAGGMPAAESNHAQQVLSSLNQQRAVGRFCDAALNVGGGLVYLAHRNILACFSDLFQQSPMPASPCMEVYLQECPNDGLELLLNFLYTGELKLDPGNLDKVQHAAASLSVPAALLLCERFKETSVGPAPLKRKRGRPRKTTSDTTPQCSVKDENVVVVTKDDSGFDPEPATTTTATTTTTTTRSGRVVKGPKRLVTDEVPTTDLIATEIPSTKAPNIPAEKESGDVRNQNPDQPSVEAETTELQIDKNDNGVNQVTEEAEEDDDVGDFEGITEGSDEEYVPVAEPAPSASSTSTARRRRAQKKMEKAENGEAAEDDSKKDSVQCPICDKSFKSKYYLKVHNRRHTGERPFGCVKCGKRYFRKENLLIHEIRDCARVQTYTCATCSETFKGKEQLRLHVVSHTGEMPHKCSLCAEQFMYKKNLTIHMMKVHGYPKPHACPQCPKTFLTRTELRVHEAAKHRGEKPFVCEECGHRASSRNGLQMHIKAIHRNERPFVCTLCGHAFSQKNNLNMHLRIHSGEKPFQCHLCGKTFRTQASLDKHHRTHTGERPFGCDVCEQRFTEKGALVRHKASKHEEGRPHCCHICGKTFKAREQLRVHLRRHKGMRKFECLDCGYKFTRQAHLRRHVQIHKRTENYNPRQRKLRNVIVQDVDGSSGENDSTKTAGVSLTTEQTDYSPDTGDLQETTNQEADPSPAGAGLGASCILRVVIEPSDPVMEEVVSDPNLGAVEAEGSFSVPEVLQPPQLVTGAYESTGDMEGIVEDTSESKT
- the zbtb48 gene encoding telomere zinc finger-associated protein isoform X2; this encodes MLLSAVIGEAGGMPAAESNHAQQVLSSLNQQRAVGRFCDAALNVGGGLVYLAHRNILACFSDLFQQSPMPASPCMEVYLQECPNDGLELLLNFLYTGELKLDPGNLDKVQHAAASLSVPAALLLCERFKETSVGPAPLKRKRGRPRKTTSDTTPQCSVKDENVVVVTKDDSGFDPEPATTTTATTTTTTTRSGRVVKGPKRLVTDEVPTTDLIATEIPSTKAPNIPAEKESGDVRNQNPDQPSVEAETTELQIDKNDNGVNQVTEEAEEDDDVGDFEGITEGSDEEYVPVAEPAPSASSTSTARRRRAQKKMEKAENGEAAEDDSKKDSVQCPICDKSFKSKYYLKVHNRRHTGERPFGCVKCGKRYFRKENLLIHEIRDCARVQTYTCATCSETFKGKEQLRLHVVSHTGEMPHKCSLCAEQFMYKKNLTIHMMKVHGYPKPHACPQCPKTFLTRTELRVHEAAKHRGEKPFVCEECGHRASSRNGLQMHIKAIHRNERPFVCTLCGHAFSQKNNLNMHLRIHSGEKPFQCHLCGKTFRTQASLDKHHRTHTGERPFGCDVCEQRFTEKGALVRHKASKHEEGRPHCCHICGKTFKAREQLRVHLRRHKGMRKFECLDCGYKFTRQAHLRRHVQIHKRTENYNPRQRKLRNVIVQDVDGSSGENDSTKTAGVSLTTEQTDYSPDTGDLQETTNQEADPSPAGAGLGASCILRVVIEPSDPVMEEVVSDPNLGAVEAEGSFSVPEVLQPPQLVTGAYESTGDMEGIVEDTSESKT